The bacterium genome contains the following window.
ACCGACAGGCGGGAAGAACATTTCATCGTTGAGCAGCTCACCCGTCGAGGCTTGCCAGTCCTCCGCAAAGGTCTCCTGCATGGCTACCACAACGCCTCCCCCGATCCGGAAATGGATATCCCTCACCGGCTCGATCGCCTTCCAACGGCTGAAAAGGTGGCGGCTGCTGATGTTGATCCCCCCGGTAAACCCCACCGCTCCATCCACAATGACAAGCTTGCGGTGGTTGCGCATGTTGAAGCTCGGACGCCTGAACCAGAGCCCGAAAAGAGGATGGAAGACGGAAAGCCGCGCGCCGGAACTGCGAAGCCTTCTGGCCATGGTGACAGCCGAGCGGCTCGTGCCGACTCCGTCCACCAGGACGCGGACCTGCACGCCACGTTCAGCCGCCGAACACAGGGCACTGATCACTCTTTTTCCCACCGCGTCCCTGTCCAGGATGTAGGTGCTCAGGTTCACCGAATGCTTCGCCGCGCCGATGGCGGTGAGCATGGCGGGGAAAACCTGGTTCCCCTCGTAAAGAGCTTCCACACTGTTTCCGGACAGGACCGGTCTTCGCGTGATCCTTCCGGCAAGAGAAGCGAGTGAGCGAACCCCGCCGCCTCCGAGGGTGGAAAGGTCGGCATAGGTCACCGGCGGGAGTGCCCAGCCGCCGGGGGACTGGCGGCGCCTGACGCGGACAGCCTTGCTGTGGCGAAGCCGGTTGATCCCCAGGCTCCAGTACAGGAACGGCCCCGTCAGGGGTAAAAGCCCGACGATCACAAGCCACAGGGCGGCCCCCCTCGGATCCCTTTTGTTCAGAAGGATGTGGGCCGCAGACCAGGCCGTGGTCGAGATCCACGCAAAGAGCAGGATAGTGA
Protein-coding sequences here:
- the cls gene encoding cardiolipin synthase, whose product is MEFILFTILLFAWISTTAWSAAHILLNKRDPRGAALWLVIVGLLPLTGPFLYWSLGINRLRHSKAVRVRRRQSPGGWALPPVTYADLSTLGGGGVRSLASLAGRITRRPVLSGNSVEALYEGNQVFPAMLTAIGAAKHSVNLSTYILDRDAVGKRVISALCSAAERGVQVRVLVDGVGTSRSAVTMARRLRSSGARLSVFHPLFGLWFRRPSFNMRNHRKLVIVDGAVGFTGGINISSRHLFSRWKAIEPVRDIHFRIGGGVVVAMQETFAEDWQASTGELLNDEMFFPPVGPAGDASVRAVVSGPDEDLEKIYQLILGALRSAREKITIMTPYFIPDRALIQGMDSAVLAGVEVRLLLPEVSDHPLVQRASTAHLPELLNAGVKVLLLPPPFVHSKLMIVDGEWSLIGSANLDPRSFRLNFEFDLEVYDIPFARELLNYTDKLAENARTLTREDLRARSLATRLIEGAAKVFSPYL